From Ignavibacteria bacterium, one genomic window encodes:
- a CDS encoding response regulator, translating to MKLLFLDDNPVELSLMRKVLQRDLPEAEYHGITHAPNWIDFLSSNDFDAIVIDYRLTGRNGLEEIREIRKQNSYIPLFLITALERDEINQEADKFGATDLIMKDRNFSILISKLRNLLTQKIIDHYTKFSSEQETVFDEFASCIYLTIDSKAQAIEIVGNSERILGCQKTELANEGWQKILPIYKVKLSNLKTLIQTKIADGNRADFNPFEMELRSANGDPIWLKCSEKVTDKTLILVLQNITKTKFLEHQLIESQKLNTIGSLAAGIAHDFNNILAAIKGYASLGLKRIENHELIEKYLTNILKASESGSDLTSQILAFSKRVASKEKVLDFNRRIKEAVSILQKVLNPKIEIVFQLEHNLPKVFIDPGHAIQIVLNLCLNASDAMPNGGKLTLTTKTESSREKNIKFSVTDTGFGIKINQQEKIFDPFFTSKSGSKGTGLGLSVVKNIVDSYFGRIEFATKENEGTTFNVYLPVTHRIEEEELLEDSFARGGNEGLLIVDDEKSIRDFSSEYLSDLGYRIFTAEDGDAALNIFNANINEINLIILDLTLPKVSGLEVLEHVKKISPHTKIILTSGYMIEKDSSNIEESKIDDFIQKPYTVEKLAKVVRKNLDTK from the coding sequence TTGAAATTATTGTTCTTGGATGATAATCCGGTCGAACTTTCGTTAATGAGAAAGGTATTACAGAGAGATCTTCCTGAAGCAGAATATCATGGTATAACCCACGCTCCAAATTGGATAGATTTTCTAAGTTCAAACGATTTTGATGCTATTGTAATTGATTACCGATTAACCGGTAGAAACGGTTTAGAAGAAATCAGGGAAATAAGGAAACAGAACTCTTACATTCCTTTATTTTTAATCACTGCGCTCGAACGCGATGAAATAAATCAAGAAGCGGACAAATTCGGCGCTACTGATTTAATAATGAAAGATCGAAATTTCTCTATCTTGATCAGTAAGCTTAGAAATCTTCTAACTCAAAAAATCATAGACCATTACACCAAATTTTCGTCCGAGCAGGAAACTGTTTTTGATGAGTTTGCATCATGTATCTATTTAACGATCGACTCAAAAGCACAAGCAATCGAAATAGTTGGGAATTCTGAAAGGATACTTGGCTGCCAGAAGACAGAACTCGCGAATGAGGGGTGGCAAAAAATTCTTCCCATTTATAAAGTTAAACTTTCTAACTTAAAAACTCTTATTCAAACAAAAATTGCAGATGGTAATAGAGCAGACTTTAATCCATTTGAAATGGAGCTGCGGTCTGCAAATGGTGATCCAATTTGGTTGAAGTGTTCAGAAAAGGTTACCGATAAAACATTAATTCTTGTACTTCAAAATATAACTAAAACAAAATTTCTGGAGCATCAGTTAATTGAATCGCAGAAATTAAATACGATTGGTTCGCTTGCGGCAGGTATCGCTCATGATTTTAATAACATTCTTGCAGCAATTAAAGGTTATGCCTCGCTTGGTTTGAAACGAATTGAAAACCATGAACTGATTGAAAAATATTTAACTAACATTCTCAAAGCTTCAGAAAGCGGCTCTGATCTTACCTCGCAGATTCTTGCATTCAGCAAACGAGTTGCTTCTAAAGAAAAAGTACTTGATTTCAATCGCAGGATTAAAGAGGCAGTTTCTATTTTGCAGAAAGTGTTAAATCCTAAAATTGAAATTGTTTTTCAGCTCGAGCATAATTTACCAAAAGTATTCATTGATCCGGGACATGCGATTCAAATAGTTCTTAATCTGTGCCTTAATGCTTCAGATGCAATGCCGAACGGAGGAAAACTAACTCTAACTACAAAAACAGAATCATCCAGGGAAAAAAACATAAAGTTTTCAGTAACCGATACAGGTTTCGGTATAAAAATTAATCAGCAAGAAAAAATATTTGATCCATTCTTTACATCAAAGTCGGGCTCCAAAGGAACTGGACTCGGACTTTCTGTAGTAAAAAATATAGTTGATAGTTATTTTGGAAGGATTGAATTCGCAACAAAAGAGAATGAGGGGACAACATTTAACGTATATCTGCCGGTCACGCATCGAATTGAGGAGGAAGAATTGTTGGAAGATTCATTTGCCCGCGGCGGAAATGAAGGATTGCTGATAGTCGATGATGAAAAAAGTATTCGTGATTTCTCAAGTGAATATTTATCGGATTTGGGTTATAGGATTTTCACGGCAGAGGACGGCGATGCTGCACTGAACATTTTTAATGCGAACATCAACGAAATTAATCTGATCATTCTCGATTTAACTCTTCCAAAAGTTTCAGGACTTGAGGTGTTAGAACATGTGAAAAAAATCTCACCTCACACAAAAATTATCCTCACGAGCGGTTACATGATCGAAAAAGATTCCAGTAATATTGAGGAGTCAAAAATAGATGATTTTATTCAAAAACCTTACACAGTAGAAAAATTAGCTAAAGTTGTAAGAAAAAATCTCGATACTAAGTAA
- a CDS encoding sigma-54-dependent Fis family transcriptional regulator: MESKILVIDDDSLVTSSLKRALSKDTYKVEICENGNEVINYVNQHQPEMILLDIFLGDVNGIDILKQLHKDYHQIPVVMITGYADVQTAVTAIKLGAIDFILKPINLDQLELIITKTLKHVQLQKEVNRLRLLHEEGEITREMFGKSKTIVSTLDAVQKMSQSDSTTILIEGESGSGKEMIAKFIHYNSSRKNGPFITINCGAIPRELAESEFFGSEKGAYTGAGEKTRMGKFELADGGTIMLDEIAELSLDLQVKLLRVLQERKYFRLGGTKEINVNVRIIAATNKDLRKCVDDKTFREDLYYRLNVATIYVPPLRYREGDVNFLAYAFLDEFNKAFGKDVKRIDPELLEIMQKYHWPGNVRELRNSIERAVLLMTGDTIRPDHMKFLESDKIASNQKDGEKYMLNIPRSGISIDVVLRDLIMKTLEITGGNQVRAAKILGLSRSKLRYRMEQLNLEVKRQIIDENSN; the protein is encoded by the coding sequence ATGGAATCCAAAATACTGGTTATCGATGATGATTCATTAGTGACCTCCTCATTGAAGCGAGCACTGTCAAAGGATACTTACAAGGTAGAAATTTGTGAAAATGGAAATGAGGTGATTAATTATGTTAATCAGCATCAGCCTGAAATGATTCTACTCGATATCTTCTTAGGCGATGTAAATGGCATCGATATTTTGAAACAATTGCACAAAGACTATCATCAAATTCCTGTTGTGATGATCACCGGCTATGCTGATGTTCAGACAGCAGTAACTGCAATTAAGCTTGGTGCAATTGATTTTATCTTAAAGCCGATCAATCTTGATCAATTAGAACTTATCATTACAAAAACTTTAAAGCACGTTCAGCTGCAAAAAGAAGTTAATAGACTTCGTCTGCTTCATGAAGAAGGGGAAATTACAAGAGAAATGTTCGGCAAGAGTAAAACAATTGTATCTACTTTAGATGCTGTACAAAAAATGTCCCAGAGCGACAGCACTACAATATTAATTGAAGGTGAAAGTGGAAGCGGAAAAGAAATGATTGCCAAGTTCATTCATTATAATTCCTCAAGAAAAAATGGCCCATTCATAACAATAAATTGCGGTGCAATACCGCGTGAATTAGCGGAGAGTGAATTCTTCGGAAGTGAAAAAGGAGCTTATACCGGTGCTGGCGAAAAGACAAGAATGGGAAAATTCGAGCTTGCTGATGGAGGGACAATTATGCTCGACGAAATTGCTGAGCTTAGTCTCGACCTGCAAGTAAAATTACTCCGGGTTCTTCAAGAACGTAAATACTTTCGTCTTGGGGGGACAAAAGAAATTAATGTAAATGTGAGAATAATTGCAGCAACTAATAAAGACCTTCGTAAATGTGTGGATGATAAGACTTTTCGGGAAGATCTTTATTACAGACTGAATGTTGCTACGATCTATGTTCCGCCGCTAAGATACCGGGAAGGGGATGTGAATTTTCTCGCTTACGCATTTTTAGATGAATTCAATAAAGCTTTTGGTAAAGATGTGAAAAGAATCGATCCTGAACTCCTCGAAATCATGCAAAAATATCACTGGCCTGGAAATGTTCGTGAACTTCGTAACTCAATTGAGAGAGCCGTACTATTAATGACAGGCGATACAATTCGTCCTGATCACATGAAATTTCTCGAGAGCGATAAAATTGCGTCAAACCAAAAAGATGGGGAGAAATATATGTTGAATATTCCCAGAAGCGGAATCTCTATCGATGTTGTTTTGAGAGACCTCATAATGAAAACCCTTGAAATCACAGGGGGAAATCAAGTTAGAGCCGCAAAGATTTTAGGATTATCGAGATCAAAGCTGCGCTATCGTATGGAACAATTAAATCTTGAAGTGAAACGACAAATAATCGACGAGAATTCAAATTGA